From Bacteroidales bacterium, a single genomic window includes:
- a CDS encoding AMMECR1 domain-containing protein — translation MNSEKILKIDTSSLLPGLKQLAGAFVTLRINGSLRGCIGRFEFDKPLFHIVQKCPLQLL, via the coding sequence TTGAATAGTGAGAAAATCCTGAAAATTGATACAAGTTCCCTTTTGCCCGGATTAAAACAACTAGCCGGAGCCTTTGTAACTTTAAGGATAAATGGATCGTTGCGAGGTTGTATTGGTCGGTTTGAATTCGACAAACCGCTTTTCCACATCGTTCAGAAATGTCCGTTGCAGCTTCTGTAA
- a CDS encoding AMMECR1 family protein: MSVAASVSDYRFSPLEPEELESTELEISVLTPLKKIHSISEIQLGRDGIYIKKGNHAGTFLPSVATDTKWSLEEFLGHCSRDKAGIGWDGWKDRDTEIFIYQAFSFGED; the protein is encoded by the coding sequence ATGTCCGTTGCAGCTTCTGTAAGTGATTACCGCTTCTCACCCCTTGAACCTGAAGAGTTAGAAAGCACAGAACTGGAGATTTCCGTTCTCACTCCTTTGAAAAAAATTCACTCAATTAGTGAAATTCAGTTGGGACGAGATGGAATCTATATTAAAAAAGGAAATCACGCAGGCACTTTTTTGCCCTCTGTTGCCACTGATACAAAATGGTCCCTGGAAGAATTCCTTGGTCATTGCTCCAGGGATAAGGCAGGAATTGGCTGGGATGGCTGGAAAGACAGAGATACTGAAATTTTCATTTACCAGGCTTTTAGTTTTGGGGAAGATTAA